AATATGAACCCTTaaccaaatttaattaattaaacaaataaacaatacaatgcgaataattactatatactatttatttaatcttttatttttttaaataaaaaaaatactttttatatcgaTTACATTAGTACTAAAATCTTATCGTTATTCGTAATCTTATCGTATGTTCGGTCGTTGTGTGTTCCTCAACCATTAATTGATTTCGATGATAATTTCGTGAGTGAGTGAGTTTGTGTAAGGTATCCTGTATcttttctttgtatgtttgtttttcgtTTTGTGAAGACTCTCATTCTATCAGTGGCGAATCAGGGACGGAgagctagttatttataaacgagTACAATAcggaaaacaaaaaattattgcTTATTCCACGATTGcagatgaaaattaaaatgttcacttgtttttttcaaacaatatcTCGTAGCAATTCACAAAACTCAAACGAAAATGACTCCTCTGAAATATCTATCGCATCCGCTGCGGCAAAAACCGACACGAGTGTGCGAATTTGGCACACACATACATGTGTTACTcatgcattatatatttatactttgtttatgtataagtataattatgtatagtTTTCTTTGTAACATAATTTGAGAGTGTAACTATTGGGGTTCTTGTCGACTCTGTCCGGAAGATAGGTAGGTATCTACTGTACTTTCCGAATCCTGTAAAGTGATGATTTAAAAGTACTCACGAGAAAGCTACACCACAACAGCGTATGAGTATCTATCTAATGCAGCAGTGCGATTCgctaagaattcacttcgtatctcactcgtgaaatgttgacaatcgacttAGTGACACGCGATTTTGATACtcgtatcctataaattttattattgtcatGACATTTTATATAGTCAATGTCGTATATCACTTTCTGAAATTCCAAGCTCGTGTTATGCGGTCAGTTTCTTTACGGAAGAACTCTACAGTGATTGCAAGTGCGCGTCACACGAAGAACTTGACACGGTGACAACCAACGAGACACTGGAGTACAATTTTATAATGGCGATCCATAAAAGAAAAGATGATGAGATCATGGACAGGCTGACCGATCATCTAAATCAGCCTAGGAATCAAGAATCCGACTAAAAACATTTACACGAAGATGACCAATGGCACACAACAcgaaagaaaacaaaattaaatactacctgGAAATGAAAACATGCAGACATAGcaaccttatttaaataaagtatattttgatttgaattgattaCTTACGGGGTTTACCCGAGAGCTACTCATACTCTATAAGTACGTTTCGCGTCACCTGTTCAAAATATAGACCAGCGAATAAAGACtaagaattttaaatagtaCTTATGACAACACCTTATGActattgcattataaatatataactaattaataataatgtgttgGGCAGTAGACAGAAATGAGAATACGTTGTTCTAAATCGAAGATAGCGAACAAAAAGCCGACAAAAGCCCATgatatgcttaatttgagtttaaaatGCGTTTAAAACGCCAATGCGTGCTCTGCGCTGAAGGAAATTACATgcgtaacaattatttacagcAGGAAAGACGACTTCAACAAGGTGGCGCGACCCGACTGTATGCCGAAGGGAACTGGGAACTTCGTCGCACCTCAAGAGGGATCTATACTCTATCCCAACCAGAACGggaaaaaagcaaaataaacatcatttgacaacaaattgactcgatatcattggccgagagcttgattaatcaaTTATATCTTCTGGAATCTTGAATGTAAAATTGAAGTGGAAATAAGTACtttatgttgtattataaataaagatatattgaacATAAACTCTTAAAGGAGCACAagatagctgagttattagcaaatcgcatgaaatacgtaaatctaaggtttgtttatctttttttctacTTCCGTTGGAATAGGCAATAAGTTCAACAGTCACTTGCGATTGGCTAATTATGACACACCGTATAGTAGCGTGAAGGATTAACCCTcaaaacttaaacataaaactgcccagcagtgggagatttaaaaaatctgatctatattaaaattataattaagcatTTTTTATCACAAACAATCTCTACTATAATTTGTCAgtcagatatattataaacaaagttgTAATAGATTACAGATGTCGTAACAtgcgttataattaattttatttaaaacattaataattgtattaacgCTAACTTTTATAATGAAGTCATTGACCCATTGTTTGTTTACATTGAGCTCACGAGCGATGCCAAGCTTCTTAAATTAAATCTCTGTATTatcaatcttatataaaatacacgaaCATGAACTAGAAGTAAGGAATATCTTGTATTAGAAATAAGAAATGAAtatcctcctgaccgatttcaaaCACGGGGCGAATCTCAGGCAAAATACCCATCTGTGTATGGTGCACATGTGACTGCACAAACACAAGTACTCTCATTTTCCTATGGGACGGCGAACCAGAGACGAGAACCGGAAAGACTTGAggtttatagaaatattttctattaatttaaaatgtattctatcTACTATGAATACTggaaaaatcttatatttttattttcctgttACTTAAATGTTTACCAAAAACTAATTGTTCATTTTGAGATAGTGATTTTAATCTGAACATTGTTctgtatattctttttttattttttatggcttcaatttttaaatagcaGTACCCCTAATTGTTCTCTGTGAACACGCATATTTTTCTAAGATCTATATTGGTTTATCGTTAAGTGTTttgaggaaataaatatataaaccacGTGTGTAATCTAGATTTCTAGAACATTCAGATATCTGACTAAACCATTATCAAGTACAAAGCAAATAGGTTTGTCTACGGTATTTCCTGTCATGTACAGACGGGACAAAAAgtggtatatatctatgtacGCAAACAAACTTACAAAAGAAATTCTcttaaaatcaacaaatagTTAAGGCAACATTAACAAATTAGGACCGATTCTCAACCCTCAGATAATCACCATACAAGAATTGACGAGATAAGAAAGAAAGAACAGGTGCACCACGGAAAATGTAATGTAGGTTTAAACGTCAAATAACCGAATGTCAAAGCATTTGCTGTCCTTTTCTAATACACGTAACCTAATATGCGTGAATCTCGCTCATTCGCTAAAGTTCGCAACTAAAATCAACATATAACTATTACCTTCTTACCTGGTCATAGAAAAATGCGACCGTTTTATTTGTCCTTTTAACGGTCAGATAAGTTAATTATTCGTTGAGTTTTCGACGGTTGGACAATCAGCCTTtagtaaactaaattattaatagtacatATTAACACGTTGTATCACTTCAACAGTTGAAATTTTAAGACTCGATCGAGGCACAGAATGAACAAATTACTTGGTGGGATAGGCCTAATCGCTCGAAGGcgagaacatttttattttaaattattattggcatTAGTATGAATGAGTGAGTGACATTCGTGCTTTCGAGATATCTTAGTATTGCGTGAGATGATTAcgagtaaagacagcaaaatatatagaaattagattatatttttttataaataaatacaaaatcatttatttgacGCCTTCGTGCGTAAATAGACATGTAGGGCTTTCGGCAAGCccatattatttgtcatatattctaccgcccaacagtaatacttgatattgttgtgttccggtttgaaaagtgagttaGCAATTGTAAGTACAGGCAcgaggggcataacatcttagtttccaaggttgataaTGCCTTGGTGATGTAAGATATGCCGAATATTTCTAACACCATGGTCTATGGACGGTGATATCCATTcacctaatttaaaaaacaagcaaagaaaatatttttggttactaacagtatttaaaacgggatatttaccatgttttttatttttatttggtggagctcgatatttcgacattatctacgaatgtctcgtgaacaagacatcgtataataaaataaccatgttaatttaaaaccttaaatatttttggtattttaatttgtgttatgaGAATCGAGTAACCACCAATAAGTCGATATAAAACATGACtattgacatgacatgacaatGACATGGCATCAAGTGTACTCCAGCAAACATTTCGCTATATATgcacataacatacatttttgtatGTCACCACTATGTTATttaccttatttaaattaaatcaacacGCTTAATGATTAATTCCTACCCTGAATGCGACTCGTTGATACCTCTATTATATAGATGAGGAAAGTCAGTATGAGATCTCGAAAGGTCTTCAAGGCGAGCTATAATATAACTTAGGCAGCTACGAGGCAGATGTCACTCACCTTAAACGTTTCAATTCTTTTATGCGATGCTCAGACTGTGTAATACCAGATATGGGTAGTGAATAAATATGTACAGAATTCCTGATAAATTTCGAGAACAATGGAACTATCGGtgacaacaaacaaaatattgctTTATTATGTACGCGAAGTTTTTTGATAAGAAAAATTACCTGTTTATTATCGAGGCATTGAttatatcctttttttattacaaattttcataaaatttttcgTCCATACTACGTACAGGAGAGAACATCTCTTGCAACCACTACATTTTTCGCCTCGTTAGCGATTGCTTTAATAAACTAATAGATccataataattacaaagtaaTTTTTCGTGAAATAGTctagatacataatattactcatcgatttatttttattgcaacatCATTGGTTTTAAATGAGTAAAATTCAAACTATTATGAAGTCTGGAAGAGGATGAAAATTGAGTCACTACtcaaaaattttcatttaaaaatgaaaatagagaAGCATATTGAATATTGACAGTAACCAAAcataatgtcataaatataaacaattagttaaacattaagaataaaaaagttCTGGCTatgaaaatgtcaaaaaaaattcTGCCCAGAGAACTAATGGTTGTGTGTATGTGGATTTAGGACTAAGTAAGCATCACTGACACTTCACTTGAATGTGATTTTTATCAATCATATTAATTCACCAACTCCCATTGAGGCAGCTTAGTAAATAAGAGGATGTGTGCGACTCCACCTAGTATTGGGACATTTACATGCCGTTActtttgcaaatatatatttcttttaaaaaagtctgcaattatcataaaatttgaaaccaaaatttactaaagttatataaaacattttcttaatCACAGAGAATTAAAATGGACATTTTAGCATATGACTGTACATTAACGCAAACAATAACACTGGAATCTGTATGACACAATCACCTGAACATAGTTATTCTAAGAAAAACATAACAGAAGGTCAtgtccacagataataaaacatccaataatgaaaatatgttGCCACCTGTCAGTGTAATGGAATCCTCTCGCATGATTAATTACTTGACATTATGAACAGACCAGATAtggaaaaattatattctttgacTTTGGTATAAGTTAAATTTGATAGTCAGAGGAAATTAAGAAACTGCATTTAAATGATTTCTACTATAATTTCACATTAGTCTTTTTTCTGTGTCTGACTAGTATTGATCAACTACAGAGCTTTTGCTATAGATATGTCTCAAGCAAGTTATTTCTAACGCACTAGTGATAACTTAACtgtaacatacaaaaaaatcttatgtaaCAGAATCtggaattcaattataaatttttcaaacaaaaatactttttttaaatatattaattatagtattaaatgtAGTTAAAgactatattttaatctttataaactaaataaaaaattgtatagttctaaattcctttaataaaattgctattGTTAAATCAATATCAGacctattaatttaaaacataagccaccaaacaaatttgatataagtttatatgagagaaaaattgacaatttttaaatatctttacataatatcttaagCCAAAGAGGTTTAATAAGGTTCATTTTAAAATCCTAGCTAattggtaattttattaaaccaaatctagaaataatttaaaaaattgttacattaaaGACTTGATTGATCTGAACCAGTAAGCAGCAAATAATGgatgcattattttatataattagcataaatattttattgcaaatatccTTAGCCAACACCAACACAAGTCACATAACATCAGAACAATATTTAACATAGTTGACGACATAGTTAAATCGCATTAGTAATagttcttaaaaaataacatacatactttgtttaattttttttagtatacacAGTATCAtactcatatttattatataagttttattaaaataaaaagtatgtatattttttaaataataatataataaaactaacctCGCAAACAAGCAGTTAGATGGCACTCAGGAGCACTTGTGTTATAGGCAGGCTTCAACTGTCCTGTGAAAAACCATATCAAATGTTTGCATATCAAATCCATTAATATATCCCATAttagtgtataaaaaataattgctcatAATTATTAAGCAGTCAAGGATACTACACTTGGACCCATGCCAGGTATCTTGTACTGAAGCGAGCAAAACTGAATATCATCGATGCAATTATGGTGCAAGCACGACGATGTCAAAATAATTCGAGAGATTAGTAAACAAATATGGGATGAAGGccaaaaatttattacataataccgATTATAGACAAAGGTGTTAAAAACGTGCATAAAAAATCATGTGCAAGGCAAAAAAACTAAACGATGTTAGATATCAGATAACAGTGATAAGAGACTCACGAAACTTCTTCCTCGAAGGGGCATTTCACtcacaaacaataaaaatgcaCAGTTTtacactaaaaattaaaatttgctgAAAGAAACAATTTCACTCGTGTCACTACAATAGTACAATttctaaacaattttaatcCGTCTCACTCGCCGTTCTCAGCAGATAAACTTTGACAAAACTATTCTCCTTTCTAGAACAATCACATAAAAATTCCTTTCCATGCATGCCACACTAAGTATGGTTTtagctagaaaaaaaaaataaaaataaataatttaattcagtatacctttaataaataatctatttattaaagtgagcttaaaaataattatttaacggaCAAAAAAACTTAGAAAGCGTTATTTAGtacaatattatagttaaagttAATCGTTTTTCTTGAcggttttatagttttataccaTTGCCTTTTCGACaaacgataaattataataataaattataattataattgataatgtTGAATTGGAGCTAAATTGCTAAAACGTGGTGTTTATATACTGCTTGGTTGGAGCAAAAAGCGTAAAGCAGAAAAAATGgcgaaaacattaatatatataatacgcttTTGATCACCACTCTCTAAATTTACTAGCTGAATAATTGTGTTCTTTTGTATTTAGATGAATTTTCCCGAGTTAAAAACAATGATTAgcaattactatataataaaatgcaacCTTTacgaaaatatgtatttttattatcttgcgTCCTTGTTAATGTCAATTGTCAAATGTCATTTGTCAATCCTAATTCctatgtaatgtaaattgtaaTGCATATTACTCTTTGCTTTGGTGCAGTAATTATATTCTCTCTGCTATTTAATGTGAATCAAGtactttaattgtaaatttcagTTAAGTGTATTCTTACATGCGCATTACGAAAATTGTAATTCGTATAgacatcaatttatttttgaatacgcTTCAAAATAGCatggattaatattttatgaaattgataAGTGTATTTGTTATGTACGATATGAAATATTGACTCaagttatcataaaattatcatcATGGAAAATGTtgtgatacaaaataaattaaaaattttgtttgaaaaaatatcaGATCCTAAATATGTTATGAACAATTATTATGCAGATcacttctttattaaaataaattcttctgATCCaggtttgtaaaatattataatttttaatttatagataataatctattgtgcaatatttttaaagttacagGCAAAAAATGTCAAACTGcctcttatttatttgtttattcaacttgaaaaaaaagtagtttCTATAtggagtattttatattaaggtgttttgtattttgtttattatttattattattgaatatactcATGCCTGAACTgaaataaattgtgtaaaagTTTCACTGCATCGTTACCACATTTTTAATGCTAAACATCAATATGGAACTTGGCATGATTGCATTATTGTGGaagaaatactttataatattgtgaaatttctttttaataaattttatatcaaatatatagtctattcgaattgattaaaaataagctattaaataagctatattgtgcactactaactatactaacatatctttatatatGACACAAAATTATTCCATTAAACTAATTGTCTCCATTTACATACAGTTTCATCGACAATTAAAATGCCATTTTTTGCAAAACCATAgggaatatcatagattattcaagctcttgaccaatgatattgcatcaattcaatgtcaaattttgtttattggaCTTAAGTgctcttgtgattggaatagtCAATAGGTATGTAGGGatctattttaaatgtgatGATTACCttcatttaacttatattacaGCTTAATGGCCCACATCTTTGCATAggtttttttccaaaataatgaaagttgaaataaaaaataagtttaaaaaaaccaATCTATAAAATGCAGACAGACTAGTCAGCAGAATAGTCagatttttccatttttatcataaaattcaattattttactaGTTTCATCATGCctaaattattttgtaccaAAGTCTGGATACAATTTACTATATCATCTTTGAAGGTTATCATTATGGGTACAATTTTTGTGACTGATAAGTAAGTTATAATCTTTAATGGCGAGTTTCAGAGACCTTcaaggaatataatatttttactttattcacttaattcttttcatttttgttttttttctgtcgtatttttttactaattgttgTAGAAGGTTTTATGCAAATCAAAGCCTAATTTTTAAGATGATAAGAATCAGTTTGCTTAGATTGTAGTGTAGTTGGTAAATGGCATGTGTAGCtacatgtttatgttttatgtctCGCCCATATCAAACATTGCTGTTACATACATAATGgcatattgtaattgtaatttgtttgatttggatgaaataaaatcacgctCACATATGCCAATATGTAACAGACGTTTTCGCCACATAGTCGGTGTAGTGAATGATATATTATGTTAGCAGTGGTTGGAGATGACCAAAATTGTAAATGGGCAAGATCAGGCCCACCTATTCTAGAAATATAGTGAGAACCATATGTGCTGGAGGGTGGTCCATTTAATTATGCAATGTATGTTTTGTAAAGCATGAATGAATTGATTAGAAATTGTAATATGCACACAGCAGCACGCTTTTAATTAAAGCAAGTAATTACTTGCTTGAATTCATGCAAGTCGAGCAAGCAAGACCAGACTAGTATTTTTCTACTACTATTACTATTCTATTGGCATAAATGTTCAAAAAAGCCGTCAaagaatgtttgtttttttgtaaaataataatctcaCTCAGTTTCATTTGCTATTTTCGTTTCCATGTTGAACAAATAACCTTAAAAACACACATAAAACTTAGATTTTTGTTTCAGATGTAACCTCTTTGAAGACATGGCCTTTATTGCCCGATTTAGTAATAGAAGCACTCAGTCACATGGAAAAATACCATAATACGGTGAAGGTGTTTCTCACAAGAATTTTAGGTGTGATTGTACAAGGAGAGGTAcacttttcaaaaatattttcaaaaaaaggtGACGAGATCGCCAAGTCATTCAATGAGATAAATTCACAGAACATGGATTCAAGCTTGAGAGTAGCCTACATGGAAGTAGCTCTCTCTCTTGTTAATCATAATCCTGGCATCGACTGGCTCTTGGAAAGTGGGGTCTGGAAAGATATACTCAGTCTGTGCAATGAAAATCGCACCGTTTTTGTTGTACGCCAAACCTATAAATTTGCATCTTTATTTCTCTGGAAATTAAACAGCATAGGAAACGATGTTAGTATCAAAGAGATACTGACTTTCATTTTAAAGCCGATTTCAAATCACGACTTTATTAGAATTGATTCCTTAACCTGTGAAGAAGAGGATGTTATTTGTAAGACACTCGAGCCAATGTTTCAAATACTGTTAGCGGTTGTGAGCTATGAAGATCATATCAAAACCCAAAATTACATAGTTGATTTTTTACTGAAAGATTTCAAAATGGTTCCATACTGCTACGTCATCATGGATAGGTTACGGAGAGAAGACATCATTCTACTTATTACGAAATTTCTATTTTGGATGACTATAGggaaaatatttcttgtaaaacCCATGGCTCTCAACGTAGAATACAGTCGTGAAGATTTAATGGAACTCAGTGTCAACTATTTTAACACTATACAATTTCTAATTCAGCGTCGCTGTGCAACACTGATTTTTGATTTCTGCAATGCATGCAATTTGATATGGGGCTGTATTTGGAACAAACCAAAACCAGCGATGTGGGAGCTGGATGGTAGAAAAGTTGAATTACAGAAGCAACTGTTGGTGATTTGCCTCGTACCATCTGTAGTTTATGCAACTTATAAGAGACCATCGGCTGATAAACACGACGCTAGAGTTAACGATATTCTTGCGAAGATAATGGATTCATCTTGTGAACATACAGCACGAACTGCTTATGCCTTGAGAGATCTGATGATGCAGCTGGATATACAATCGATTACATTACAAAGTGTTAAGCGCTTGACTTGCTTAAAAgataatttgaataatgaaCAAGCAAATTTGGTATTCCAAACTCTATTCTACGTTTTGCAAGAGTATAATCCGATAAATGATAATGGAGAATTGAAGACTGAGGAAAATGATGAAGACGATCAAGAGAAAGTGCTCGTGATGACATACGTCTTGGACTCGTTGCTGTCGCTTGTTAAGAACTACAATATAAATTGGCAAGAGAGCCTCGAAATCCTATGTCTTTACAGCGTTGTTTTCAAAGTTTTGAAGAGACAGAATCTTACATGCAAGGTCAGTGATTAATTGATggaaagtgtattttttttaaaatcattgcatttaacaagaatataaatttagatttttgattatTGATAGAAATGTTTGAACTCAGGAGTTGTGTTGCTGGTGGGTTACCAGCAACAAGCTAATGTAGTATTGCTGGGTTCAGACTTTAATAATTAGTAGGCCCAGGGGACCGGattattatgtcccttgagcctctatctttatatcttaaattatcCGGTTGACGGCGTACTCAAAGTGTAGGAAGGTAATACATCTTACAGTGCCAAGTGTTTGGGGGAAAGTGACATTTTATCATACTCGTCTCtttaattcctttttttcttattcaGTTCGTAGTGACAGCATTAAACGTAATAACAATAACGGTTAAGAAGTTCCTCCCGCCAAACCTTTCTTTGCTGTTGGATGCAAAGCCTGGTTCGCCGATGCACGAGCTCGGGAAACTCATTTATATGAAGATGCACGACTTCCACTGGGAGGTGCGAGATTCAGCGCTCGAGCTGCTGTATGTCTGTACTGACATCTCATTCATAAGTAAGTTAAATcttcttttgttatatttacgatattcatgtgtatttatattaacacaaatatgtatgtaaacgaatttaagcattacaaaaaaaaaaatgatgatgtCCTCCAGTAAACTTAGTAGCCTACTTATATctcatactatatttatttatctaacataCAAAACAactacaattttgtttttttgttcttAGTTGaacttaaatatatgaatagtttaaatatatacatatgtaatgacatctgattaattatacttattacagAGTTTCCTCCATTCCAAAAGCAAATTATCTCCAACGATCTAATAAACGTGGCGATGACGATGGTGCTGAACGACCACGAGTACTACGTGCACGTGTCCGCCCTCAAGTGCGTGGGCGCGGCCAGCAAGGTGTGCCCGCTGTGGGAACACCTCAAGGCGCAGTTCCCGGACGTACAGGTGCGACGGCTCAaccacattatttatattaacatgacTCTGAAgacttcattttattattccaCCATGGCTAGATACATAGGGACACAGGTTGTGTATGTTTGCCTTCACACCGACCATCGTGTGAACACAAATTGTcaacttgaaaattcagtgtagCTGGACAGGTCAAGAACTCAGTTAAGATCACTTGTCGCATCATTGTATCGACTCGCTCCTTCATTTTGCAAGTCggatcttatttttttattacgttaaataataaattacgtcCGTACTCGTATGTTTTCTCATTACATTATCCAAACGTTTATTCTTTGTTTCCAGGAGCAACTTCTTTCAATACTTTCTAATAATCCGGAGGGCATCGTTCGCAAAGAAGCCTGCAGTGTTCTTTGTGAGATTTATCAGAATGtgaaattaaactataattttaaggtTACTCTATATGATCATATGGTGTCTGCTGCGCTAAGTGACTTTCATTGGGAAGTTCAGTTGACTGCACTCAAATTCTGGAAGATTGTTATACAGTCGTTACTAAACGATCAAGGTATGCTTGATGGTACATTCCCTCCGGTGACATTCTCCAGAGAAACCCGGAAAATCGTCACATTAAATCAGACAGAAATCCAAAAACGTTTAATGAGAATCCTTGAAGAACTCGCGGCAATCGGATGCCTTACCGTTCTACTGAAATTGCTTCATGATGAGACCGAAGTGGAGATTATGGACACCGCTTTTACAATAGCTACGGAATTATTAGATATCCTCGATAGATATAAAGTTCCAAAAAGTTTGACTCCTAGCGAGAACGAACCGAAAAATGTTAACGATTTgcttaataaaatcaaactgGATAACATTCACGTTGAAAATTGTGTCGTTGAAGAATCAGATAACTCTAAGAAAGCGGAAAATGTAATCGAAAGCATTTTAAAAGCCG
This genomic stretch from Vanessa tameamea isolate UH-Manoa-2023 chromosome 9, ilVanTame1 primary haplotype, whole genome shotgun sequence harbors:
- the LOC113402857 gene encoding uncharacterized protein LOC113402857 — encoded protein: MENVVIQNKLKILFEKISDPKYVMNNYYADHFFIKINSSDPDVTSLKTWPLLPDLVIEALSHMEKYHNTVKVFLTRILGVIVQGEVHFSKIFSKKGDEIAKSFNEINSQNMDSSLRVAYMEVALSLVNHNPGIDWLLESGVWKDILSLCNENRTVFVVRQTYKFASLFLWKLNSIGNDVSIKEILTFILKPISNHDFIRIDSLTCEEEDVICKTLEPMFQILLAVVSYEDHIKTQNYIVDFLLKDFKMVPYCYVIMDRLRREDIILLITKFLFWMTIGKIFLVKPMALNVEYSREDLMELSVNYFNTIQFLIQRRCATLIFDFCNACNLIWGCIWNKPKPAMWELDGRKVELQKQLLVICLVPSVVYATYKRPSADKHDARVNDILAKIMDSSCEHTARTAYALRDLMMQLDIQSITLQSVKRLTCLKDNLNNEQANLVFQTLFYVLQEYNPINDNGELKTEENDEDDQEKVLVMTYVLDSLLSLVKNYNINWQESLEILCLYSVVFKVLKRQNLTCKFVVTALNVITITVKKFLPPNLSLLLDAKPGSPMHELGKLIYMKMHDFHWEVRDSALELLYVCTDISFIKFPPFQKQIISNDLINVAMTMVLNDHEYYVHVSALKCVGAASKVCPLWEHLKAQFPDVQEQLLSILSNNPEGIVRKEACSVLCEIYQNVKLNYNFKVTLYDHMVSAALSDFHWEVQLTALKFWKIVIQSLLNDQGMLDGTFPPVTFSRETRKIVTLNQTEIQKRLMRILEELAAIGCLTVLLKLLHDETEVEIMDTAFTIATELLDILDRYKVPKSLTPSENEPKNVNDLLNKIKLDNIHVENCVVEESDNSKKAENVIESILKADDINLLANIYERHMSLQPNEPNITSVSRTKFLRFASPFLFVSFIRSKDFKKIIEQKHNWKHGIKSLSSLLDDVLGIYEVNDEINSLDCY